One part of the Bdellovibrio bacteriovorus genome encodes these proteins:
- a CDS encoding ABC transporter ATP-binding protein — MSSNDLITIRDLSYTYEGQRNPTLHVPEFTVKKGEELFLYGPSGTGKTTLLEILAGVLRPTSGTVQILGRDFVKMSDSERDSFRAEHMGYVFQSFNLIPYLSVRENIELPLHLSPARKARLGSVDTEMVIRALCGNLGISDLLEKGVTELSVGQQQRVAVARALLGKPDLLLADEPTSALDADHREKFLKLLFELSELYGTTVVFVSHDRSIEKLFTRSISLESINKVV, encoded by the coding sequence TTGAGCTCAAATGATCTGATCACCATCAGGGATTTGTCTTACACCTATGAAGGTCAGAGAAATCCCACGCTGCACGTTCCTGAATTTACGGTGAAAAAGGGCGAAGAGCTGTTTCTTTACGGTCCCAGTGGCACAGGTAAAACGACGTTGTTAGAGATTCTGGCGGGCGTGCTTCGTCCGACCAGCGGGACTGTGCAGATTCTGGGACGTGACTTTGTTAAAATGTCCGATTCCGAGCGCGACTCTTTCCGCGCCGAACACATGGGCTATGTTTTCCAAAGCTTCAATCTGATTCCTTATCTGTCCGTGCGTGAAAACATCGAGCTTCCGTTGCACCTGAGCCCGGCCCGCAAGGCTCGCTTGGGCAGTGTGGACACCGAAATGGTGATCCGCGCTTTGTGCGGCAACCTGGGAATTTCTGATCTGCTGGAAAAAGGTGTCACCGAACTGAGTGTCGGACAGCAGCAGCGTGTGGCCGTGGCCCGCGCTCTTCTGGGGAAGCCGGATCTGCTCTTGGCCGACGAACCGACCTCGGCACTGGATGCAGATCACCGCGAAAAGTTTCTGAAGCTTTTGTTTGAACTTTCCGAGCTTTATGGAACGACTGTCGTATTTGTGTCTCATGACCGCAGCATTGAAAAACTCTTTACGCGTTCAATCTCCTTAGAATCCATTAACAAGGTTGTGTGA
- a CDS encoding ZrgA family zinc uptake protein, producing MLKVLLFSLMAMAHSDHAAHNQAAHVHGAGKVSLAFDGKKGKLEFHAPAESIYGFEHAAKSKKDKQKKDEALAKLGEKMAEMVVLDPSLKCEIKLDMYEVIEKKNHSDVEGEFNISCEAPVAGSTMTFNFQKVFPRLKKVQVEVLADQVQKSLEVGKNGETLELK from the coding sequence ATGTTGAAAGTTCTTCTGTTTTCCCTGATGGCCATGGCGCACTCCGATCACGCTGCCCATAATCAGGCGGCACACGTTCACGGCGCTGGCAAAGTCAGTCTGGCCTTTGATGGCAAAAAAGGAAAATTGGAGTTCCATGCTCCGGCAGAATCCATCTACGGATTCGAACACGCGGCCAAATCCAAAAAGGACAAGCAGAAAAAAGATGAGGCTCTGGCCAAGCTCGGCGAAAAAATGGCCGAGATGGTTGTTTTGGATCCGTCTTTGAAGTGTGAAATCAAGCTGGACATGTACGAAGTCATCGAAAAGAAAAACCATTCCGACGTGGAAGGGGAGTTCAATATCTCCTGTGAAGCGCCGGTGGCAGGCAGTACCATGACGTTCAATTTCCAGAAAGTCTTCCCGCGCCTGAAAAAGGTGCAGGTTGAAGTGCTGGCCGATCAGGTGCAAAAGTCCTTGGAGGTTGGCAAGAACGGAGAAACTCTTGAGCTCAAATGA
- a CDS encoding DUF3299 domain-containing protein, which translates to MKNWVLAGAFILVAVLAAVIYQFAGSGGAALNGVEVDWRLLGEMDYVTGSSSSELKALDGKGVKIPGFMVPLEDNQREVVEFLLVPSPQACIHVPPPPPNQMVYVKMKRGTDAAVGPIWVHGTLNLVTKKSMYGDASFELIGEAIEPYK; encoded by the coding sequence ATGAAGAACTGGGTATTAGCAGGAGCGTTCATACTGGTGGCTGTTTTAGCTGCCGTCATTTATCAGTTTGCCGGATCCGGTGGCGCCGCATTGAATGGTGTGGAGGTCGACTGGCGTCTGCTGGGTGAGATGGACTATGTCACGGGCAGCTCTTCTTCAGAACTGAAAGCGCTGGACGGCAAAGGGGTGAAGATCCCTGGCTTCATGGTTCCCCTTGAAGACAACCAGCGCGAGGTCGTGGAGTTTCTTCTGGTGCCAAGCCCGCAGGCTTGCATCCACGTTCCACCACCGCCGCCGAACCAAATGGTGTACGTTAAGATGAAACGCGGAACCGATGCGGCTGTAGGGCCGATTTGGGTCCACGGAACTTTGAATCTAGTGACTAAGAAGTCTATGTACGGGGACGCCTCGTTCGAACTCATCGGTGAGGCGATCGAACCCTACAAATAA